The nucleotide window GGGGCGGAAGACGGCGAGGGCATCGTCGGGGTGCTGGCCAGCGGGGCCGAGGTGCTGCGGAACAAGTCCTTCGACGAGCTCAGCGAGTCCGAGCGGCTCCAGGCCGACCACATCATCCGGGCCCTGGGCGTGCACCTGCCGACCCGGCACAGCCGCCGCTACCGGCCGTCGCCCTACGGGCGCCGCTTCGACCAGCGCCGCACCCTGCGGGCGTCGCTGCGCACCCAGGGCGAGCCGTTCCGCCGGGCCTGGCGCGACCGCCGCCGCCGGGTCCGGCCGCTGGTGCTGATCCTGGACGTGTCCGGGTCGATGTCGGCCTACTCGCGGGCCCTGATGCAGTTCGGGTTCGCGGCCATGCGGGCCGGCCGCCGGGTCGAGGTGTTCTGCTTCGGGACCCGCCTGACCAGGGTGACCAGGGCGCTGGCCCGCTCCGAGCCGGACGACGCCCTGCGCCAGGTCGCGGCCGCGGTGGTCGACTGGAACGGCGGCACCCGCATCGGCGCCTCCCTCAAGGAGCTGCTGGACCGCTGGTCCCAGCATGTGGCCATGCGCGGGGCGGTGGTGGTGCTCTGCTCGGACGGGCTCGAGCGGGGCGACCCGGCCCTGCTGGCCGCCCAGGTGGCCCGGCTGTCGCGCCTGGCCCACCGGCTGATCTGGGTCAACCCGCTCAAGGGCAGCCCCCGCTACGAGCCGCTGGCCCGGGGCATGGCCGCCGCCCTGCCGTAC belongs to Actinomycetota bacterium and includes:
- a CDS encoding VWA domain-containing protein; amino-acid sequence: YWAGRVAMVARREDLTAYDAAFDEYFPSATTDALAMVAGWGPQTPGTPELEVLLDQGIAEESWEPAEGAEDGEGIVGVLASGAEVLRNKSFDELSESERLQADHIIRALGVHLPTRHSRRYRPSPYGRRFDQRRTLRASLRTQGEPFRRAWRDRRRRVRPLVLILDVSGSMSAYSRALMQFGFAAMRAGRRVEVFCFGTRLTRVTRALARSEPDDALRQVAAAVVDWNGGTRIGASLKELLDRWSQHVAMRGAVVVLCSDGLERGDPALLAAQVARLSRLAHRLIWVNPLKGSPRYEPLARGMAAALPYVDVFLAGHNLESLESLCEVLEGAR